Proteins from one Juglans microcarpa x Juglans regia isolate MS1-56 chromosome 1S, Jm3101_v1.0, whole genome shotgun sequence genomic window:
- the LOC121246095 gene encoding uncharacterized protein LOC121246095 isoform X3 — translation MSLENEDQNLLDQPSETNQEWQKKLKILYKREFLLSLSELDVCRKLPSGFDQSILSEFEDSFQDQQRVSSALSSHSYRRNEYGSSPPTKGDFNSYSWGVHGRWESRSSVRGDKDSDSQSDWESDSGRRYGNQSRRSWQVPEHEGLLGSGSFPRSSGFAAGVSASTFRANAHSQLNKSNEPYHPPRPYKAVPHSRRETNDSYNDETFGFSESTSEDRAEEERKRRVSFELMRREHQKSFQEKQKLNPDKCKDGFDITTLLEDSKDEKSFLNRSSVSNDPVTLKASHNDSEKSSFPPQTPASRPLVPPGFTSTVLERNFGSKSVIQPHTVEHNTSKADETILHASQSSKFARWFPEEEKKSVADLYSIRPNDLLSLIVSGEKGGSREEVSSDVKKNTEHVLSNFPFEIFEPAEGHKKTNLTSDIIENSEQLYKNNKPQALPAVLTCEDLEQSILSEISENGSTQQLPAQALSIPDPKTEPPSVNIDDHASQHLLSLLQKGTGLKDTVQPPNLDIRSSEKLQNNEGASFDSGAQTKEVNSENSSSSGQSLTLETLFGTAFMKELQSVGAPVSVQRGSAGSAIVDVLESHEFPFPEMDDALVLSNEIGSNSTSYESSVLTSKERLQTKAVKIDEQWFGFDDPQAEPDSFQVRTGLKSKLGGFDRPVDIRLSEEDSLITVNDPLNFQNYAIAKTAARTNELTSPNTQVDIADKLAAWNAILKDKRAFMGGQEGPPFLRGARDTREPNITYQNLSVQPSSPQLQPPHSNHVGPLLHPLDSRPANINAQLKFMTPDRIIHHDPPPNHQFPANMLRPQFHHPGPGLTGFDPPSHHPMLQQMYMSGNFPPPHLLQGFPGSAPMSAQPNRGAPMPHASNQMTGSMPELNPLQAFPFGHRQPNFAGLGLPPPAPEVGGGSNHPEAIQRFIERELRSESKHVKPFAAADRGQGMYGHEVDLGFGYR, via the exons ATGAGCTTAGAGAATGAAGACCAAAACTTATTGGATCAGCCATCTGAAACGAATCAAGAATGGCAAAA gaaattgaaaattttatataaaagggAGTTTTTATTGTCATTAAGCGAATTGGATGTTTGCAGAAAGTTGCCTAGTGGGTTTGATCAATCAATTTTGAG TGAATTTGAGGATTCTTTCCAAGATCAGCAAAGAGTTTCTAGCGCCTTGTCATCACATAGTTACAGGCGCAATGAGTATGGTTCATCCCCACCTACCAAAGGGGATTTCAATAGCTATTCTTGGGGTGTCCATGGAAGATGGGAAAGTCGTTCGTCTGTACGAGGCGATAAAGATAGTGACTCGCAATCTGATTGGGAGTCGG ATTCAGGTAGGCGCTATGGCAACCAATCTCGACGATCTTGGCAAGTTCCTGAGCATGAGGGACTTCTTGGTAGTGGTTCTTTCCCAAGATCATCTGGATTTGCTGCAGGAGTATCGGCTTCAACATTTCGAGCTAATGCTCACTCTCAGCTCAATAAGAGCAATGAGCCCTATCATCCCCCTCGGCCTTATAAG GCGGTGCCTCACTCACGAAGGGAAACCAATGACTCCTACAATGACGAAACATTTGGTTTTTCTGAGAGCACAAGTGAGGACAGGGcagaagaggaaagaaagagaagag TTTCCTTTGAGCTAATGAGGAGGGAACATCAAAAAtcatttcaagaaaagcagaAGTTAAATCCTGACAAGTGTAAAGATGGATTCGACATTACCACACTGCTAGAGGATTCCAAAGATGAGAAGAGCTTTTTGAATAGAAGCAGTGTGTCAAATGACCCTGTGACACTAAAAGCTTCACATAATGATTCTGAAAAATCTTCTTTTCCCCCACAAACTCCTGCATCCAGACCACTTGTACCACCAGGGTTTACAAGCACAGTTTTAGAAAGGAATTTTGGATCAAAATCCGTAATTCAACCGCATACAGTGGAG CATAATACTAGTAAAGCAGATGAGACGATCCTTCATGCTTCCCAATCTTCCAAGTTTGCTCGTTGGTTTCCTGAAGAAG AAAAGAAATCAGTGGCTGATCTCTACTCCATCAGGCCAAATGACTTGCTCTCATTGATTGTTTCTGGCGAGAAAGGTGGATCCCGGGAAGAAGTTTCTTCTGATGTGAAGAAGAATACGGAGCACGTGTTATCTAATTTTCCTTTTGAGATATTTGAACCTGCAGAGGggcataaaaaaacaaatttaacatCTGATATAATTGAAAATTCTGAGCAATTGTACAAGAATAATAAACCGCAGGCACTTCCAGCTGTCCTTACCTGTGAAGACCTCGAACAGTCGATTTTGTCAGAAATTAGTGAAAATGGCTCGACTCAGCAACTGCCTGCTCAAGCCTTGAGCATTCCCGATCCAAAGACTGAACCACCAAGTGTTAATATTGATGATCATGCTTCTCAGCACCTCCTTTCATTGTTACAGAAGGGAACAGGCCTGAAAGATACTGTACAACCCCCCAACCTAGACATTCGATCTTCAGAGAAACTGCAGAACAATGAGGGAGCAAGTTTTGACTCTGGAGCTCAGACAAAAGAGGTAAATTCTGAGAATTCTTCTAGTTCAGGGCAGAGTCTGACTCTCGAAACACTATTTGGGACTGCGTTTATGAAGGAGCTGCAATCAGTTGGAGCACCAGTGTCTGTCCAGAGAGGCTCGGCTGGGTCTGCAATAGTTGATGTTCTAGAATCTCATGAGTTTCCTTTTCCTGAAATGGATGATGCTCTTGTTCTTTCAAATGAAATAGGTTCCAATTCAACTAGTTATGAAAGCAGTGTTTTGACCTCTAAGGAAAGATTGCAAACCAAAGCGGTAAAGATTGATGAGCAGTGGTTCGGTTTTGATGATCCTCAAGCTGAGCCAGATTCATTCCAGGTTCGAACTGGCTTGAAGTCTAAGCTTGGTGGCTTTGACAGGCCTGTGGATATTCGGCTTTCTGAAGAGGATAGCTTGATTACAGTTAATGATCCTTTGAACTTTCAAAATTATGCGATTGCAAAGACTGCAGCTAGAACCAATGAATTAACTTCCCCAAACACCCAAGTTGACATTGCTGACAAACTAGCAGCTTGGAATGCCATCCTCAAAGACAAAAGAGCGTTCATGGGGGGTCAAGAAGGTCCACCTTTTCTTCGTGGTGCTCGCGATACGAGGGAGCCCAATATTACCTATCAGAATCTTAGCGTTCAACCATCTTCCCCACAGCTTCAACCCCCTCATTCTAATCATGTAGGGCCCTTGCTCCATCCATTAGATTCTCGTCCCGCTAACATTAATGCGCAGTTGAAATTTATGACACCAGACAGAATCATCCATCATGATCCTCCACCGAATCATCAATTTCCTGCTAATATGCTTCGTCCTCAGTTTCATCATCCTGGCCCTGGATTGACTGGGTTTGATCCTCCCAGTCATCACCCTATGTTGCAACAGATGTATATGTCGGGCAACTTTCCTCCACCTCACCTGCTTCAAGGATTTCCTGGGAGTGCACCAATGTCGGCTCAGCCAAACAGGGGTGCACCTATGCCTCATGCCAGCAATCAGATGACAGGTTCTATGCCTGAATTAAATCCATTGCAAGCTTTTCCTTTTGGTCACCGGCAACCCAACTTTGCTGGTCTTGGATTGCCACCACCAG CTCCTGAAGTTGGCGGTGGTAGTAATCACCCAGAGGCAATCCAAAGGTTTATCGAGCGGGAGCTCAGGTCAGAATCAAAGCATGTTAAACCTTTTGCTGCTGCTGACCGTGGTCAGGGAATGTATGGTCATGAAGTGGATCTGGGTTTTGGTTATAGATGA
- the LOC121246095 gene encoding uncharacterized protein LOC121246095 isoform X1 — protein MSLENEDQNLLDQPSETNQEWQKKLKILYKREFLLSLSELDVCRKLPSGFDQSILSEFEDSFQDQQRVSSALSSHSYRRNEYGSSPPTKGDFNSYSWGVHGRWESRSSVRGDKDSDSQSDWESDSGRRYGNQSRRSWQVPEHEGLLGSGSFPRSSGFAAGVSASTFRANAHSQLNKSNEPYHPPRPYKAVPHSRRETNDSYNDETFGFSESTSEDRAEEERKRRVSFELMRREHQKSFQEKQKLNPDKCKDGFDITTLLEDSKDEKSFLNRSSVSNDPVTLKASHNDSEKSSFPPQTPASRPLVPPGFTSTVLERNFGSKSVIQPHTVEVVNPELENCHSHAKGNLLLNGVSDHKVEEQSSEQKVLGTHKLGSTSNNVSLNNNSDKNLDVPPSNTIDVDTQFHKTSYLSEAFEASENSEVIELNGKKVTGDKIVGESNHDQSTSILDKLFGSALAPSGGGSSSLIEHNTSKADETILHASQSSKFARWFPEEEKKSVADLYSIRPNDLLSLIVSGEKGGSREEVSSDVKKNTEHVLSNFPFEIFEPAEGHKKTNLTSDIIENSEQLYKNNKPQALPAVLTCEDLEQSILSEISENGSTQQLPAQALSIPDPKTEPPSVNIDDHASQHLLSLLQKGTGLKDTVQPPNLDIRSSEKLQNNEGASFDSGAQTKEVNSENSSSSGQSLTLETLFGTAFMKELQSVGAPVSVQRGSAGSAIVDVLESHEFPFPEMDDALVLSNEIGSNSTSYESSVLTSKERLQTKAVKIDEQWFGFDDPQAEPDSFQVRTGLKSKLGGFDRPVDIRLSEEDSLITVNDPLNFQNYAIAKTAARTNELTSPNTQVDIADKLAAWNAILKDKRAFMGGQEGPPFLRGARDTREPNITYQNLSVQPSSPQLQPPHSNHVGPLLHPLDSRPANINAQLKFMTPDRIIHHDPPPNHQFPANMLRPQFHHPGPGLTGFDPPSHHPMLQQMYMSGNFPPPHLLQGFPGSAPMSAQPNRGAPMPHASNQMTGSMPELNPLQAFPFGHRQPNFAGLGLPPPAPEVGGGSNHPEAIQRFIERELRSESKHVKPFAAADRGQGMYGHEVDLGFGYR, from the exons ATGAGCTTAGAGAATGAAGACCAAAACTTATTGGATCAGCCATCTGAAACGAATCAAGAATGGCAAAA gaaattgaaaattttatataaaagggAGTTTTTATTGTCATTAAGCGAATTGGATGTTTGCAGAAAGTTGCCTAGTGGGTTTGATCAATCAATTTTGAG TGAATTTGAGGATTCTTTCCAAGATCAGCAAAGAGTTTCTAGCGCCTTGTCATCACATAGTTACAGGCGCAATGAGTATGGTTCATCCCCACCTACCAAAGGGGATTTCAATAGCTATTCTTGGGGTGTCCATGGAAGATGGGAAAGTCGTTCGTCTGTACGAGGCGATAAAGATAGTGACTCGCAATCTGATTGGGAGTCGG ATTCAGGTAGGCGCTATGGCAACCAATCTCGACGATCTTGGCAAGTTCCTGAGCATGAGGGACTTCTTGGTAGTGGTTCTTTCCCAAGATCATCTGGATTTGCTGCAGGAGTATCGGCTTCAACATTTCGAGCTAATGCTCACTCTCAGCTCAATAAGAGCAATGAGCCCTATCATCCCCCTCGGCCTTATAAG GCGGTGCCTCACTCACGAAGGGAAACCAATGACTCCTACAATGACGAAACATTTGGTTTTTCTGAGAGCACAAGTGAGGACAGGGcagaagaggaaagaaagagaagag TTTCCTTTGAGCTAATGAGGAGGGAACATCAAAAAtcatttcaagaaaagcagaAGTTAAATCCTGACAAGTGTAAAGATGGATTCGACATTACCACACTGCTAGAGGATTCCAAAGATGAGAAGAGCTTTTTGAATAGAAGCAGTGTGTCAAATGACCCTGTGACACTAAAAGCTTCACATAATGATTCTGAAAAATCTTCTTTTCCCCCACAAACTCCTGCATCCAGACCACTTGTACCACCAGGGTTTACAAGCACAGTTTTAGAAAGGAATTTTGGATCAAAATCCGTAATTCAACCGCATACAGTGGAG GTTGTGAATCCTGAACTTGAAAACTGCCATTCACATGCCAAAGGTAACCTTTTATTAAATGGTGTTTCAGATCATAAAGTGGAGGAACAGTCATCAGAACAAAAGGTTTTGGGTACACATAAACTTGGAAGTACTAGTAATAATGTTTCATTAAATAACAACAGTGACAAGAATCTGGATGTACCACCCAGTAATACGATTGATGTGGATACTCAGTTTCATAAGACTTCTTATCTTTCAGAAGCCTTTGAAGCTTCAGAAAATAGTGAAGTTATTGAGCTTAATGGCAAGAAGGTAACAGGGGATAAAATAGTTGGTGAATCCAATCATGATCAGTCAACTTCAATCCTAGATAAGCTTTTTGGCTCTGCTTTGGCACCAAGTGGTGGTGGGTCCTCTAGTTTAATTGAG CATAATACTAGTAAAGCAGATGAGACGATCCTTCATGCTTCCCAATCTTCCAAGTTTGCTCGTTGGTTTCCTGAAGAAG AAAAGAAATCAGTGGCTGATCTCTACTCCATCAGGCCAAATGACTTGCTCTCATTGATTGTTTCTGGCGAGAAAGGTGGATCCCGGGAAGAAGTTTCTTCTGATGTGAAGAAGAATACGGAGCACGTGTTATCTAATTTTCCTTTTGAGATATTTGAACCTGCAGAGGggcataaaaaaacaaatttaacatCTGATATAATTGAAAATTCTGAGCAATTGTACAAGAATAATAAACCGCAGGCACTTCCAGCTGTCCTTACCTGTGAAGACCTCGAACAGTCGATTTTGTCAGAAATTAGTGAAAATGGCTCGACTCAGCAACTGCCTGCTCAAGCCTTGAGCATTCCCGATCCAAAGACTGAACCACCAAGTGTTAATATTGATGATCATGCTTCTCAGCACCTCCTTTCATTGTTACAGAAGGGAACAGGCCTGAAAGATACTGTACAACCCCCCAACCTAGACATTCGATCTTCAGAGAAACTGCAGAACAATGAGGGAGCAAGTTTTGACTCTGGAGCTCAGACAAAAGAGGTAAATTCTGAGAATTCTTCTAGTTCAGGGCAGAGTCTGACTCTCGAAACACTATTTGGGACTGCGTTTATGAAGGAGCTGCAATCAGTTGGAGCACCAGTGTCTGTCCAGAGAGGCTCGGCTGGGTCTGCAATAGTTGATGTTCTAGAATCTCATGAGTTTCCTTTTCCTGAAATGGATGATGCTCTTGTTCTTTCAAATGAAATAGGTTCCAATTCAACTAGTTATGAAAGCAGTGTTTTGACCTCTAAGGAAAGATTGCAAACCAAAGCGGTAAAGATTGATGAGCAGTGGTTCGGTTTTGATGATCCTCAAGCTGAGCCAGATTCATTCCAGGTTCGAACTGGCTTGAAGTCTAAGCTTGGTGGCTTTGACAGGCCTGTGGATATTCGGCTTTCTGAAGAGGATAGCTTGATTACAGTTAATGATCCTTTGAACTTTCAAAATTATGCGATTGCAAAGACTGCAGCTAGAACCAATGAATTAACTTCCCCAAACACCCAAGTTGACATTGCTGACAAACTAGCAGCTTGGAATGCCATCCTCAAAGACAAAAGAGCGTTCATGGGGGGTCAAGAAGGTCCACCTTTTCTTCGTGGTGCTCGCGATACGAGGGAGCCCAATATTACCTATCAGAATCTTAGCGTTCAACCATCTTCCCCACAGCTTCAACCCCCTCATTCTAATCATGTAGGGCCCTTGCTCCATCCATTAGATTCTCGTCCCGCTAACATTAATGCGCAGTTGAAATTTATGACACCAGACAGAATCATCCATCATGATCCTCCACCGAATCATCAATTTCCTGCTAATATGCTTCGTCCTCAGTTTCATCATCCTGGCCCTGGATTGACTGGGTTTGATCCTCCCAGTCATCACCCTATGTTGCAACAGATGTATATGTCGGGCAACTTTCCTCCACCTCACCTGCTTCAAGGATTTCCTGGGAGTGCACCAATGTCGGCTCAGCCAAACAGGGGTGCACCTATGCCTCATGCCAGCAATCAGATGACAGGTTCTATGCCTGAATTAAATCCATTGCAAGCTTTTCCTTTTGGTCACCGGCAACCCAACTTTGCTGGTCTTGGATTGCCACCACCAG CTCCTGAAGTTGGCGGTGGTAGTAATCACCCAGAGGCAATCCAAAGGTTTATCGAGCGGGAGCTCAGGTCAGAATCAAAGCATGTTAAACCTTTTGCTGCTGCTGACCGTGGTCAGGGAATGTATGGTCATGAAGTGGATCTGGGTTTTGGTTATAGATGA
- the LOC121246095 gene encoding uncharacterized protein LOC121246095 isoform X2, with protein MSLENEDQNLLDQPSETNQEWQKKLKILYKREFLLSLSELDVCRKLPSGFDQSILSEFEDSFQDQQRVSSALSSHSYRRNEYGSSPPTKGDFNSYSWGVHGRWESRSSVRGDKDSDSQSDWESDSGRRYGNQSRRSWQVPEHEGLLGSGSFPRSSGFAAGVSASTFRANAHSQLNKSNEPYHPPRPYKAVPHSRRETNDSYNDETFGFSESTSEDRAEEERKRRVSFELMRREHQKSFQEKQKLNPDKCKDGFDITTLLEDSKDEKSFLNRSSVSNDPVTLKASHNDSEKSSFPPQTPASRPLVPPGFTSTVLERNFGSKSVIQPHTVEVVNPELENCHSHAKEAFEASENSEVIELNGKKVTGDKIVGESNHDQSTSILDKLFGSALAPSGGGSSSLIEHNTSKADETILHASQSSKFARWFPEEEKKSVADLYSIRPNDLLSLIVSGEKGGSREEVSSDVKKNTEHVLSNFPFEIFEPAEGHKKTNLTSDIIENSEQLYKNNKPQALPAVLTCEDLEQSILSEISENGSTQQLPAQALSIPDPKTEPPSVNIDDHASQHLLSLLQKGTGLKDTVQPPNLDIRSSEKLQNNEGASFDSGAQTKEVNSENSSSSGQSLTLETLFGTAFMKELQSVGAPVSVQRGSAGSAIVDVLESHEFPFPEMDDALVLSNEIGSNSTSYESSVLTSKERLQTKAVKIDEQWFGFDDPQAEPDSFQVRTGLKSKLGGFDRPVDIRLSEEDSLITVNDPLNFQNYAIAKTAARTNELTSPNTQVDIADKLAAWNAILKDKRAFMGGQEGPPFLRGARDTREPNITYQNLSVQPSSPQLQPPHSNHVGPLLHPLDSRPANINAQLKFMTPDRIIHHDPPPNHQFPANMLRPQFHHPGPGLTGFDPPSHHPMLQQMYMSGNFPPPHLLQGFPGSAPMSAQPNRGAPMPHASNQMTGSMPELNPLQAFPFGHRQPNFAGLGLPPPAPEVGGGSNHPEAIQRFIERELRSESKHVKPFAAADRGQGMYGHEVDLGFGYR; from the exons ATGAGCTTAGAGAATGAAGACCAAAACTTATTGGATCAGCCATCTGAAACGAATCAAGAATGGCAAAA gaaattgaaaattttatataaaagggAGTTTTTATTGTCATTAAGCGAATTGGATGTTTGCAGAAAGTTGCCTAGTGGGTTTGATCAATCAATTTTGAG TGAATTTGAGGATTCTTTCCAAGATCAGCAAAGAGTTTCTAGCGCCTTGTCATCACATAGTTACAGGCGCAATGAGTATGGTTCATCCCCACCTACCAAAGGGGATTTCAATAGCTATTCTTGGGGTGTCCATGGAAGATGGGAAAGTCGTTCGTCTGTACGAGGCGATAAAGATAGTGACTCGCAATCTGATTGGGAGTCGG ATTCAGGTAGGCGCTATGGCAACCAATCTCGACGATCTTGGCAAGTTCCTGAGCATGAGGGACTTCTTGGTAGTGGTTCTTTCCCAAGATCATCTGGATTTGCTGCAGGAGTATCGGCTTCAACATTTCGAGCTAATGCTCACTCTCAGCTCAATAAGAGCAATGAGCCCTATCATCCCCCTCGGCCTTATAAG GCGGTGCCTCACTCACGAAGGGAAACCAATGACTCCTACAATGACGAAACATTTGGTTTTTCTGAGAGCACAAGTGAGGACAGGGcagaagaggaaagaaagagaagag TTTCCTTTGAGCTAATGAGGAGGGAACATCAAAAAtcatttcaagaaaagcagaAGTTAAATCCTGACAAGTGTAAAGATGGATTCGACATTACCACACTGCTAGAGGATTCCAAAGATGAGAAGAGCTTTTTGAATAGAAGCAGTGTGTCAAATGACCCTGTGACACTAAAAGCTTCACATAATGATTCTGAAAAATCTTCTTTTCCCCCACAAACTCCTGCATCCAGACCACTTGTACCACCAGGGTTTACAAGCACAGTTTTAGAAAGGAATTTTGGATCAAAATCCGTAATTCAACCGCATACAGTGGAG GTTGTGAATCCTGAACTTGAAAACTGCCATTCACATGCCAAAG AAGCCTTTGAAGCTTCAGAAAATAGTGAAGTTATTGAGCTTAATGGCAAGAAGGTAACAGGGGATAAAATAGTTGGTGAATCCAATCATGATCAGTCAACTTCAATCCTAGATAAGCTTTTTGGCTCTGCTTTGGCACCAAGTGGTGGTGGGTCCTCTAGTTTAATTGAG CATAATACTAGTAAAGCAGATGAGACGATCCTTCATGCTTCCCAATCTTCCAAGTTTGCTCGTTGGTTTCCTGAAGAAG AAAAGAAATCAGTGGCTGATCTCTACTCCATCAGGCCAAATGACTTGCTCTCATTGATTGTTTCTGGCGAGAAAGGTGGATCCCGGGAAGAAGTTTCTTCTGATGTGAAGAAGAATACGGAGCACGTGTTATCTAATTTTCCTTTTGAGATATTTGAACCTGCAGAGGggcataaaaaaacaaatttaacatCTGATATAATTGAAAATTCTGAGCAATTGTACAAGAATAATAAACCGCAGGCACTTCCAGCTGTCCTTACCTGTGAAGACCTCGAACAGTCGATTTTGTCAGAAATTAGTGAAAATGGCTCGACTCAGCAACTGCCTGCTCAAGCCTTGAGCATTCCCGATCCAAAGACTGAACCACCAAGTGTTAATATTGATGATCATGCTTCTCAGCACCTCCTTTCATTGTTACAGAAGGGAACAGGCCTGAAAGATACTGTACAACCCCCCAACCTAGACATTCGATCTTCAGAGAAACTGCAGAACAATGAGGGAGCAAGTTTTGACTCTGGAGCTCAGACAAAAGAGGTAAATTCTGAGAATTCTTCTAGTTCAGGGCAGAGTCTGACTCTCGAAACACTATTTGGGACTGCGTTTATGAAGGAGCTGCAATCAGTTGGAGCACCAGTGTCTGTCCAGAGAGGCTCGGCTGGGTCTGCAATAGTTGATGTTCTAGAATCTCATGAGTTTCCTTTTCCTGAAATGGATGATGCTCTTGTTCTTTCAAATGAAATAGGTTCCAATTCAACTAGTTATGAAAGCAGTGTTTTGACCTCTAAGGAAAGATTGCAAACCAAAGCGGTAAAGATTGATGAGCAGTGGTTCGGTTTTGATGATCCTCAAGCTGAGCCAGATTCATTCCAGGTTCGAACTGGCTTGAAGTCTAAGCTTGGTGGCTTTGACAGGCCTGTGGATATTCGGCTTTCTGAAGAGGATAGCTTGATTACAGTTAATGATCCTTTGAACTTTCAAAATTATGCGATTGCAAAGACTGCAGCTAGAACCAATGAATTAACTTCCCCAAACACCCAAGTTGACATTGCTGACAAACTAGCAGCTTGGAATGCCATCCTCAAAGACAAAAGAGCGTTCATGGGGGGTCAAGAAGGTCCACCTTTTCTTCGTGGTGCTCGCGATACGAGGGAGCCCAATATTACCTATCAGAATCTTAGCGTTCAACCATCTTCCCCACAGCTTCAACCCCCTCATTCTAATCATGTAGGGCCCTTGCTCCATCCATTAGATTCTCGTCCCGCTAACATTAATGCGCAGTTGAAATTTATGACACCAGACAGAATCATCCATCATGATCCTCCACCGAATCATCAATTTCCTGCTAATATGCTTCGTCCTCAGTTTCATCATCCTGGCCCTGGATTGACTGGGTTTGATCCTCCCAGTCATCACCCTATGTTGCAACAGATGTATATGTCGGGCAACTTTCCTCCACCTCACCTGCTTCAAGGATTTCCTGGGAGTGCACCAATGTCGGCTCAGCCAAACAGGGGTGCACCTATGCCTCATGCCAGCAATCAGATGACAGGTTCTATGCCTGAATTAAATCCATTGCAAGCTTTTCCTTTTGGTCACCGGCAACCCAACTTTGCTGGTCTTGGATTGCCACCACCAG CTCCTGAAGTTGGCGGTGGTAGTAATCACCCAGAGGCAATCCAAAGGTTTATCGAGCGGGAGCTCAGGTCAGAATCAAAGCATGTTAAACCTTTTGCTGCTGCTGACCGTGGTCAGGGAATGTATGGTCATGAAGTGGATCTGGGTTTTGGTTATAGATGA